One genomic segment of Bacteroidota bacterium includes these proteins:
- the pepE gene encoding dipeptidase PepE: MNLIIASTSTIYGQVYLEYLKPTLLEFYKSSNEILFIPYARPSGISHEVYTEKASTFFSGIDKKLIGIHTFSNPVEAIQNAKAIFTGGGNTFMLLDQLYKNNLISPLRTILKSGIPFLGTSAGSNITGLTIGTTNDMPVVYPPSFDALQLVPFNINPHFQDPIEGNIHMGETRETRIGEFIQFNTQPVIGLREGSWIHVTGNKAVLKGDLSARLFQQNQKTVELNAGSDLSFLL; the protein is encoded by the coding sequence ATGAATTTAATTATTGCCAGCACATCCACAATTTACGGACAAGTCTATTTAGAATATCTTAAACCAACACTTTTAGAATTTTATAAATCGAGTAACGAAATCTTGTTTATACCCTATGCAAGACCTTCCGGTATTTCCCATGAAGTATATACAGAAAAAGCATCTACCTTTTTTTCGGGTATTGATAAGAAATTAATAGGTATACATACTTTTTCAAATCCCGTGGAAGCTATACAAAATGCAAAAGCAATTTTTACTGGAGGCGGTAATACCTTTATGTTATTGGATCAGTTATACAAAAACAATCTGATTTCTCCATTACGCACAATATTAAAATCAGGAATTCCATTTCTAGGTACAAGTGCGGGAAGTAATATTACCGGGTTGACTATCGGCACGACGAATGATATGCCTGTAGTTTACCCACCATCATTTGATGCATTACAGTTAGTACCTTTTAATATTAATCCGCATTTTCAGGATCCAATTGAAGGCAATATACATATGGGCGAAACCAGAGAAACCAGAATTGGAGAATTTATTCAATTTAACACGCAACCTGTAATTGGATTAAGAGAAGGAAGTTGGATTCATGTCACTGGAAATAAAGCTGTTTTAAAAGGTGATTTATCTGCAAGATTATTTCAACAAAATCAAAAAACGGTTGAGTTAAATGCAGGTTCTGATTTAAGTTTTCTTTTATAA
- a CDS encoding vanadium-dependent haloperoxidase codes for MKITTRQQFFTAFFAIILLMASCKKESSVLDPDGDFVQNSTSDYDARVAQTYMDEFLRMVKETPGWSPPVAARGFGYVGLALYEATRPGIDGSHSMAGQLNELGSLPQVEANEKYHWALCASEAMFNMILDLTPTCSADNLALLTGIYNDFDAEFSNIPADVYDRSVAFGQAIADAIFEYSKTDGGHECYASNFPSDYIAPVGDGMWVPTPPGFTGALQPYWGTVRPFLAVNLTEAVAVPPYAYSTVPTSTMYRAAMEVYDYVENSTPEQTAIALFWADDPGNTVTPPGHAISIAKQVIDKENSNLAVAAITYAKLGLSINDAFIVCWNNKFIFNLIRPISYINQVIDPAFSTIVGTPPFPEYTSGHSVNMGAFSYIMETTFGYDYAFTDDTHAGVHPARSFSSFDDAAGEAAISRVYGGIHYTQACTQGIKMGHIVAKNIDALKWD; via the coding sequence ATGAAAATTACTACTAGACAACAATTTTTTACTGCCTTTTTCGCCATAATATTATTAATGGCAAGTTGTAAAAAAGAATCATCTGTCCTAGATCCGGACGGAGATTTTGTTCAAAACAGCACATCAGATTATGATGCAAGAGTTGCTCAAACTTATATGGATGAGTTTTTGAGAATGGTAAAAGAAACACCAGGTTGGTCGCCACCGGTAGCTGCCCGTGGTTTTGGCTATGTTGGACTTGCATTATATGAAGCCACTCGTCCAGGTATAGATGGTAGTCATTCTATGGCAGGTCAATTAAATGAACTAGGTTCATTACCTCAAGTTGAAGCAAATGAAAAATATCATTGGGCATTATGTGCAAGTGAAGCGATGTTTAATATGATTTTAGATTTAACGCCTACTTGCTCAGCTGATAATCTTGCTTTGTTAACTGGAATCTACAATGATTTTGATGCAGAATTTTCTAATATTCCTGCTGATGTATATGATAGATCAGTTGCATTTGGACAAGCAATTGCAGATGCAATTTTCGAATATTCTAAAACAGATGGCGGTCATGAATGTTACGCATCTAATTTCCCTTCAGATTATATAGCACCGGTAGGTGACGGTATGTGGGTTCCAACGCCTCCGGGATTTACAGGTGCATTACAACCATACTGGGGAACAGTTCGCCCTTTCTTGGCTGTTAATCTTACAGAAGCTGTCGCTGTTCCTCCTTATGCATATTCTACTGTGCCTACTTCTACTATGTATCGTGCTGCAATGGAAGTATATGATTATGTAGAAAACAGCACTCCTGAACAAACTGCGATTGCATTATTCTGGGCTGATGATCCGGGTAATACAGTAACGCCTCCTGGTCATGCTATCTCAATTGCAAAACAAGTTATAGATAAAGAAAATAGCAATTTAGCAGTGGCTGCAATTACTTATGCAAAGCTTGGTTTATCAATTAACGATGCCTTCATTGTTTGTTGGAACAATAAATTTATCTTTAATCTAATCAGACCTATTTCTTATATCAACCAAGTAATTGACCCTGCATTTAGTACGATTGTAGGTACACCTCCATTTCCTGAATATACCTCAGGTCACTCAGTAAATATGGGCGCATTCTCTTATATAATGGAAACTACATTTGGTTATGATTATGCATTCACTGATGATACGCATGCAGGTGTGCATCCGGCAAGAAGTTTCAGCAGTTTTGATGATGCTGCAGGTGAAGCAGCAATATCAAGAGTATATGGTGGAATACATTATACGCAAGCTTGTACTCAGGGAATTAAAATGGGACACATTGTTGCAAAGAATATCGATGCTCTAAAGTGGGATTAA
- a CDS encoding FKBP-type peptidyl-prolyl cis-trans isomerase has product MKNIQFICLGIVANVLMSCNQTPAITSGNSSNHVELRNSLDSVSYALGVNVARTLNGQGFDSINYEAFNTAIAASLKSDILLIDQTHSMRYINTYLQGLSKSILAKNLTIAENFIDSISQLEGVKKLDEGIYMRIIKEGTDNPPTLNDEVVFNFLGQLPDGKEFDNSFSRGVPATFNVNTVIVGWQVALKKMNEGTIAEIWLSPEKAYGTHGGYNGIIPGNSALYFKIELVGINRK; this is encoded by the coding sequence ATGAAAAACATTCAATTTATTTGTTTAGGTATTGTGGCAAATGTTTTAATGTCATGCAATCAAACTCCTGCAATAACATCAGGCAATAGCAGCAACCATGTTGAACTAAGAAATAGTTTGGATTCAGTAAGCTATGCATTAGGAGTAAATGTAGCTCGCACCTTAAATGGTCAGGGCTTTGATTCCATTAATTATGAAGCATTTAATACTGCAATTGCAGCCTCATTAAAATCTGATATTTTATTAATTGATCAAACGCATAGCATGCGTTATATCAATACTTATTTACAAGGCTTATCCAAATCTATATTAGCAAAAAATCTCACTATAGCTGAAAATTTTATTGATAGTATTTCTCAGCTTGAAGGTGTGAAAAAATTAGATGAGGGAATTTACATGCGCATAATAAAAGAAGGAACAGATAATCCCCCAACTTTAAATGATGAAGTAGTATTTAATTTTTTAGGACAATTACCCGACGGTAAAGAATTTGATAATTCATTTAGCAGGGGAGTGCCTGCAACATTTAATGTGAATACGGTTATAGTCGGATGGCAAGTAGCACTTAAAAAAATGAACGAGGGAACAATTGCTGAAATTTGGCTATCTCCGGAAAAAGCTTATGGCACGCATGGTGGATATAATGGGATTATTCCCGGAAATTCTGCTCTCTACTTTAAAATTGAGTTAGTCGGGATTAATAGGAAATAG